A section of the Flaviflexus equikiangi genome encodes:
- the ruvX gene encoding Holliday junction resolvase RuvX, with the protein MRRGVRLAFDVGRARIGVASCDEESILCTPVETLYRDKRGDGHIDDVDDLIDEYRPMEIIVGLPKNMDGTEGYSAKDARKFARQVALRHRDITVRLVDERLTTVSAHRTLHEAGRSMRSHRAVVDQVSAVLILELALEIEEKTGEPAGEQVSRKGS; encoded by the coding sequence ATGAGACGCGGTGTGCGCCTGGCCTTCGATGTGGGCCGGGCGCGCATCGGCGTCGCCTCCTGCGATGAGGAGTCGATCCTCTGCACACCGGTTGAAACCCTGTACCGCGATAAGCGTGGGGATGGTCACATCGATGACGTGGACGATCTCATCGATGAGTATCGCCCGATGGAGATCATCGTCGGTCTGCCAAAGAATATGGACGGCACCGAGGGCTATTCGGCGAAAGATGCGCGGAAATTCGCGAGACAAGTAGCGTTACGTCATCGTGACATTACGGTACGTTTGGTTGATGAGAGGCTGACAACGGTCAGCGCCCACAGAACGTTGCATGAGGCCGGACGGTCGATGCGCAGCCATCGCGCAGTCGTCGACCAGGTCTCCGCCGTCCTGATTCTCGAGCTGGCCCTGGAGATCGAAGAGAAGACCGGGGAGCCCGCTGGCGAACAGGTGAGCAGAAAGGGTTCCTAG
- the mltG gene encoding endolytic transglycosylase MltG codes for MGDIFDAFSDAPTPSQVKEKRRRRRVRTAAVFAVIFAVLAGVTVTVLPNIRAWMSDSPISDIFSEGVEDYADGEEGDPVQVTIPEGSTGADMATILTNAEVVKSREAFINAFNADQGAGSIQPGTYELPTRISGARAVALLKDHGGQRIDINITIPEGFTRTQVHERVANLMDLPIEDVVAASENVEAIGLPAEAGGKVEGWYKPGTYMVSPDTPAHDVLGTFISARVTELDGLDVPSENRQELLIKASILEREVNQSQYYAQVARVIENRLVDTASVNGRLQMDSTVLYGVGKSGGIPTRAELDNDNPYNTYLYAGLPPTPIGSPGSEAIQAMLNPADGDWLYFVTVDLYTGETLFAATLEEHNANKLLLDQWLAENPDYGSSTEGDE; via the coding sequence ATGGGGGACATATTCGACGCTTTCAGCGATGCGCCGACACCGAGCCAGGTGAAGGAGAAGCGCCGGCGTCGCCGCGTGCGAACAGCTGCTGTCTTCGCCGTGATCTTCGCGGTCCTGGCCGGCGTCACCGTCACTGTGCTCCCCAACATTCGTGCGTGGATGAGCGACAGTCCGATCTCCGACATCTTCAGCGAAGGGGTCGAGGACTATGCGGACGGTGAGGAGGGCGATCCTGTCCAGGTGACGATCCCCGAGGGCTCGACGGGGGCGGACATGGCCACGATTCTCACGAACGCCGAGGTCGTCAAGTCTCGAGAAGCCTTTATCAACGCCTTCAATGCGGATCAGGGTGCTGGCAGCATCCAGCCCGGCACGTATGAGCTTCCCACCCGGATCTCGGGCGCCCGCGCCGTCGCCCTGCTCAAGGATCATGGCGGTCAGAGGATCGACATCAACATCACGATCCCGGAGGGCTTCACCCGTACCCAGGTCCATGAGCGGGTCGCGAACCTCATGGATCTCCCGATCGAGGACGTCGTCGCCGCGTCCGAGAACGTCGAAGCGATCGGACTTCCGGCCGAAGCCGGCGGCAAGGTCGAGGGCTGGTACAAGCCCGGAACCTACATGGTCAGCCCCGACACTCCCGCCCATGACGTCCTGGGAACCTTTATCTCCGCTCGCGTCACCGAACTCGACGGCCTCGATGTTCCGAGCGAGAACCGCCAGGAGCTCCTCATCAAGGCCTCGATCCTTGAACGCGAAGTCAATCAGAGCCAGTACTATGCGCAGGTGGCTCGCGTGATCGAGAACAGGCTCGTCGATACGGCCTCCGTCAACGGGCGGCTGCAGATGGACTCGACCGTGCTGTACGGAGTCGGTAAGTCCGGAGGCATCCCCACCCGCGCCGAGCTCGACAACGACAACCCGTACAACACGTACCTTTATGCCGGGCTTCCGCCCACACCGATCGGCTCCCCCGGCAGCGAGGCGATCCAGGCCATGCTCAACCCGGCCGACGGCGACTGGCTCTACTTCGTCACGGTCGACCTGTACACGGGGGAGACCCTCTTCGCGGCCACACTCGAGGAGCACAACGCGAACAAGCTGCTGCTCGATCAGTGGCTGGCCGAGAACCCCGATTACGGCTCGAGCACGGAGGGAGACGAGTGA
- a CDS encoding shikimate dehydrogenase family protein — translation MKAGVAGYPIDHSLSPALHRAAYASLDVDIDYGRCPTKAEDIGSLVGLMDETWVGLSLTMPLKQVVIEHLDFVDGLAKTVGAVNTLCYQATNDLTVGFNTDVYGIAQAVREVGAIETPSAMILGARATASSALASCVELGIKDHITLAARNHGGPGSAVAAASRMGLSPRLVKLSDDIVPALAGTGLLVSTLPAGVADDLAARIDHEAPDLSGLALLDVIYHPWPSALVRAAENRGARIVPGWAMLLHQAVSQVRLFTNRTPDVGAMREALLAELGRR, via the coding sequence GTGAAGGCTGGAGTAGCCGGATATCCGATCGACCATTCCCTCTCGCCCGCCCTCCATCGCGCCGCCTACGCCTCGCTCGATGTCGACATCGACTACGGCCGCTGCCCCACGAAGGCGGAAGACATCGGCTCTCTTGTGGGGCTGATGGACGAAACATGGGTGGGACTGTCGCTGACGATGCCGCTCAAGCAGGTCGTCATCGAGCATCTCGACTTCGTCGACGGTCTCGCGAAGACCGTGGGAGCAGTGAACACGCTCTGCTATCAGGCGACGAACGATCTCACGGTCGGCTTCAACACGGACGTGTACGGCATCGCCCAGGCTGTGCGCGAGGTCGGGGCGATCGAGACACCATCGGCGATGATCCTCGGGGCCAGGGCCACCGCGTCCTCGGCGCTGGCCTCCTGCGTCGAGCTCGGCATCAAGGACCACATCACTCTGGCTGCCCGCAATCACGGCGGACCGGGTTCGGCCGTGGCCGCAGCATCGCGCATGGGTCTCAGCCCGAGGCTCGTCAAGCTCAGCGATGACATCGTGCCTGCCCTTGCCGGCACGGGGCTGCTCGTGTCGACTCTCCCGGCCGGGGTGGCCGATGATCTGGCCGCCCGCATCGACCACGAAGCGCCCGACCTGTCGGGTCTCGCGCTCCTCGATGTCATCTACCATCCGTGGCCGTCCGCCCTCGTCCGCGCCGCGGAGAATCGCGGCGCCAGGATCGTGCCCGGATGGGCGATGCTCCTCCATCAGGCAGTCTCACAGGTGCGTCTGTTCACGAATCGGACTCCCGATGTGGGGGCGATGAGGGAGGCCCTGCTCGCGGAGCTGGGCAGGCGATGA
- a CDS encoding prepilin peptidase, which translates to MWQLAAAGLIGALLGLAATRDAHFPATPIVACVLFAVLGVLAIIDARTSYLPDPWMIVAATVVALHPIIIGATSELAVGVFFFLLAAVGASIGFCLFAITRMVTRGQLGFGDVKLAAVLGGWLLPFGWQALGVAAVLTAIIGALWMMVALSRGRRAAPYGPAMIAGAILATGLI; encoded by the coding sequence GTGTGGCAGCTCGCCGCGGCCGGCCTTATCGGCGCACTGCTCGGCCTCGCCGCCACCCGGGACGCTCACTTCCCTGCCACCCCGATCGTGGCCTGCGTGCTGTTCGCCGTTCTCGGCGTGCTCGCGATCATCGACGCCCGCACCTCCTACCTGCCCGATCCCTGGATGATCGTCGCCGCCACGGTGGTCGCCCTCCATCCCATCATCATCGGTGCCACGTCGGAGCTGGCAGTCGGAGTGTTCTTCTTCCTCCTCGCGGCCGTGGGAGCCAGTATCGGCTTCTGCCTCTTCGCGATCACCCGCATGGTGACACGCGGGCAGCTCGGCTTCGGCGACGTCAAGCTGGCCGCCGTTCTCGGCGGATGGCTCCTTCCGTTCGGATGGCAGGCATTGGGCGTGGCCGCCGTACTCACAGCGATCATCGGTGCCCTGTGGATGATGGTGGCGCTTTCTCGCGGCCGCCGCGCCGCCCCCTACGGCCCGGCGATGATCGCGGGCGCGATACTGGCAACCGGTCTCATCTGA
- the aroC gene encoding chorismate synthase has protein sequence MTAGESHGPALVGVVEGLPAGIEVQSSDISAALARRRLGAGRGSRQKFEKDELEILSGIRHGLTIGSPIALVIRNSEWPKWTKVMSPDPVDPSDLLIDAGTGDEREISRNKKLTRPRPGHADLVGMMKYGFDDARPVLERASARETATRVALGEIASRFLDQAAGIQLVSHVVGIGSVEVPEDAEKPWPGDTARLDEDPARCFDPETSEAMQEEIRRATKDGDTLGGVVEVLAYGMPPGLGSYISGQARLDARLAQALMSIQAVKGVEVGDGFTTATRRGSEAHDEITLRDGRIVRRTNRAGGTEGGMSNGEVLRVRAAIKPISTVPRALSTIDVVTGEESTAIHQRSDTSAVVPAAVIAEAMVALTLAEALLEKTGGDSVAEVRRNLVGYLSSRPGTLS, from the coding sequence ATGACTGCTGGAGAATCACATGGGCCCGCCCTCGTCGGGGTTGTCGAAGGACTGCCCGCGGGGATCGAAGTACAAAGCTCGGACATTAGCGCCGCTCTTGCGCGGCGTCGCCTGGGAGCCGGCCGAGGCTCGAGACAGAAGTTTGAGAAGGACGAGCTGGAGATCCTGTCCGGGATCCGCCACGGGCTGACGATCGGTTCCCCGATCGCCCTCGTGATCCGCAACTCCGAATGGCCGAAGTGGACGAAGGTCATGAGCCCCGACCCGGTCGATCCCTCCGACCTCCTCATCGATGCTGGGACGGGCGATGAGCGGGAGATCTCCCGCAACAAGAAGCTCACCCGCCCCCGCCCCGGGCACGCGGACCTGGTCGGCATGATGAAATACGGCTTCGACGATGCTCGGCCGGTGCTCGAGCGAGCATCCGCACGCGAAACAGCAACCCGCGTTGCCCTCGGTGAGATCGCGTCCCGCTTCCTCGACCAGGCCGCAGGCATACAGCTCGTCTCCCACGTTGTCGGCATCGGCTCCGTCGAGGTGCCCGAGGATGCTGAGAAGCCGTGGCCGGGCGATACGGCACGCCTCGATGAGGATCCGGCACGCTGCTTCGACCCCGAGACGTCGGAGGCGATGCAGGAGGAGATCCGCCGCGCCACGAAGGACGGCGACACTCTCGGCGGCGTCGTCGAGGTTCTCGCCTACGGCATGCCTCCCGGTCTCGGCTCCTACATCTCCGGGCAGGCGCGCCTCGATGCTCGTCTCGCCCAGGCCCTCATGTCCATCCAGGCGGTCAAGGGCGTCGAAGTCGGAGACGGCTTCACGACGGCGACACGCAGGGGTTCCGAAGCCCATGACGAGATCACGCTCCGCGATGGTCGGATCGTCCGCAGGACCAACCGTGCCGGCGGCACGGAGGGCGGCATGTCCAACGGTGAAGTGCTGCGTGTGCGTGCAGCGATCAAGCCGATCTCGACCGTGCCCCGCGCCCTGTCCACGATCGATGTCGTGACGGGTGAGGAATCGACCGCGATCCACCAGCGCTCCGACACGTCCGCCGTTGTCCCGGCCGCCGTGATCGCCGAAGCCATGGTCGCCCTCACGCTTGCCGAGGCGCTGCTCGAGAAGACCGGCGGCGATTCTGTTGCCGAGGTGCGCCGCAACCTTGTCGGCTACCTGTCGTCCCGCCCGGGCACTCTCTCATGA
- the aroB gene encoding 3-dehydroquinate synthase — protein MTRPYAVFVGLPGSGKSTMAHQVAELLGLRAADSDDLIVDAAGRSIPEIFEERGEAGFRALEERTIVDALGSFSGVLALGGGAVTTPGVRKALRGHRVVLITGDQQVLLERVTRHPSRRPLLSDDPERTLALLRAEREPLYEQVAAMTVKTDNRPPSRLARELSERLQADCVSIDVGEYAVHVGHNLMGRVAQAAATASSALIVHPPALTGRAEEIQADMISRGIPTKRHEVPAGEQQKHSGELVRAWDRLGAMQMGRDGVIVGLGGGATTDLAGFIAATWLRGVDLIQVPTSLLGMVDAAVGGKTGIDTPAGKNLVGAFHKPVAVIADLDSLRSLPAEELTAGLGEVIKCGWIADRTILDLDPAALRHPGSSQLSDAIVRSISVKARIVTEDFREAGSREFLNYGHTLAHAIEKVENFGIRHGEAVAIGSVFAAALAREAGYPDLVEEHRESFRRVGLPVTYRAGMRDELRRAMLSDKKVRSGRLRFVLLDGQGNPIIVEPTDEQIDRSWEEIGA, from the coding sequence ATGACCCGCCCCTACGCTGTGTTCGTCGGCCTTCCCGGGTCCGGCAAGTCGACCATGGCACACCAGGTCGCTGAGCTTCTCGGCCTCCGCGCGGCGGACAGTGACGATCTCATCGTCGATGCGGCAGGGCGGAGCATTCCCGAGATCTTTGAGGAGCGCGGTGAAGCGGGCTTCCGTGCCCTCGAAGAGCGCACGATCGTCGATGCGCTGGGGTCCTTCTCCGGAGTTCTCGCTCTCGGCGGGGGCGCAGTGACCACCCCTGGCGTGCGGAAGGCGCTGCGCGGGCACCGTGTCGTCCTCATCACCGGGGATCAGCAGGTGCTCCTCGAACGGGTCACCCGTCATCCCTCCCGACGCCCGCTGCTCTCCGATGATCCGGAACGAACCCTGGCTCTTCTGCGTGCCGAACGCGAACCGCTCTACGAACAGGTTGCCGCCATGACCGTGAAGACGGACAATCGGCCCCCGTCGCGGCTGGCGCGAGAGCTCAGCGAACGGCTCCAGGCGGACTGCGTCTCGATCGATGTGGGCGAATACGCAGTCCACGTGGGGCACAACCTCATGGGCCGTGTCGCCCAGGCGGCCGCAACAGCCTCCTCCGCACTGATCGTGCACCCGCCGGCCCTGACCGGGCGGGCCGAGGAGATCCAGGCCGATATGATCAGCCGCGGCATCCCCACCAAACGCCACGAGGTGCCGGCGGGGGAGCAGCAGAAGCATTCGGGCGAGCTCGTGCGCGCCTGGGACAGGCTGGGTGCGATGCAGATGGGCCGCGATGGTGTCATCGTCGGCCTGGGCGGGGGAGCGACAACCGACCTGGCGGGCTTTATCGCCGCCACGTGGCTGCGCGGTGTCGACCTCATCCAGGTCCCCACCTCTCTTCTCGGCATGGTCGATGCTGCGGTGGGCGGCAAGACGGGGATCGACACTCCCGCGGGGAAGAACCTTGTCGGTGCCTTCCACAAGCCCGTCGCCGTGATCGCCGATCTCGACTCCCTGCGGTCGCTTCCTGCCGAGGAGCTGACCGCGGGCCTCGGGGAGGTCATCAAATGTGGGTGGATCGCAGATCGGACCATCCTCGACCTCGACCCGGCCGCCCTCCGACATCCGGGCAGCAGCCAGCTCAGCGATGCGATCGTCCGCTCGATCTCCGTCAAGGCTCGGATCGTCACGGAAGACTTCCGCGAGGCAGGCAGCCGTGAGTTCCTCAACTACGGCCACACCCTTGCCCACGCTATCGAGAAGGTCGAGAACTTCGGGATACGGCACGGGGAGGCCGTCGCCATCGGTTCCGTGTTCGCGGCGGCCCTTGCCCGTGAGGCGGGATATCCGGATCTCGTGGAGGAGCACCGCGAATCCTTCCGCCGTGTCGGCCTGCCCGTCACGTACCGTGCGGGAATGCGAGACGAACTCCGCCGCGCCATGCTCTCGGACAAGAAGGTCCGCTCCGGCAGGCTCCGGTTCGTTCTGCTCGACGGCCAGGGCAATCCCATCATCGTCGAACCGACCGACGAACAGATCGACCGCTCCTGGGAGGAGATAGGCGCATGA
- a CDS encoding shikimate kinase, which produces MIILVGPPGNGVDEIVRVLDGRGLTITQSTDLVEEREGMSLADIAITRGPAHYAQAEQDAALAALSAPCDVVVLGSGALGNREGDDRGRAVRERVAELVAEGATKVFLTAGAKELMNRSGLNVPRSLAIGSPRSMYLTQLKDRTPLYEEHATTLDTSAGDWEALADRLV; this is translated from the coding sequence ATGATCATCCTTGTTGGCCCACCCGGCAACGGCGTTGACGAGATCGTCCGCGTCCTCGACGGACGCGGACTCACCATCACCCAGTCAACCGACCTTGTCGAGGAGCGCGAAGGCATGTCACTTGCCGATATCGCCATCACCCGCGGGCCGGCCCACTATGCGCAGGCGGAGCAGGATGCTGCACTCGCAGCACTCTCCGCCCCGTGCGATGTGGTCGTCCTCGGATCGGGAGCCCTCGGCAATCGTGAGGGAGATGATCGGGGGAGGGCCGTCCGTGAGCGCGTCGCCGAGCTCGTGGCCGAGGGTGCCACGAAGGTGTTCCTCACGGCCGGTGCGAAGGAGCTGATGAACAGGAGCGGTCTCAACGTGCCGCGCTCTCTCGCGATCGGCTCGCCCCGATCCATGTATCTCACCCAGCTCAAAGACCGCACGCCCCTCTACGAGGAGCACGCCACGACTCTCGATACGTCCGCGGGGGACTGGGAGGCCCTGGCCGACCGTCTCGTCTGA